The following proteins are encoded in a genomic region of Lentilitoribacter sp. Alg239-R112:
- the leuD gene encoding 3-isopropylmalate dehydratase small subunit, producing MDKFTTLTGVAAPYPVINIDTDMIIPKDYLKTIKRTGLSVGLFAESRFNEDGSEKPDFVLNKPAYRNAEILVAGDNFGCGSSREHAPWALLDFGIRCVISTSFADIFYNNCFKNGILPIVVTPDELEKLLDDADRGSNSKMTVDLETQEIKGPDGGTIHFDIDPFRKHCLMNGLDDIALTLEKATSIDTYEGKLGETRPWA from the coding sequence ATGGACAAATTTACAACGCTCACAGGTGTCGCAGCACCTTATCCGGTTATCAATATCGATACGGATATGATCATTCCAAAAGACTATTTGAAAACAATTAAGCGCACAGGTCTTAGTGTTGGTCTTTTTGCTGAATCCCGCTTCAACGAAGATGGTTCTGAAAAACCTGATTTCGTTTTGAACAAACCAGCTTACAGAAATGCTGAAATTCTGGTTGCCGGCGATAATTTTGGCTGCGGTTCATCCCGTGAGCATGCGCCTTGGGCTTTGCTCGATTTTGGCATTCGCTGTGTCATCTCAACAAGCTTTGCAGATATTTTCTATAATAACTGCTTTAAGAATGGTATTCTTCCAATTGTTGTAACACCAGATGAACTTGAAAAATTACTAGACGATGCTGATCGCGGCTCAAACTCAAAAATGACTGTTGATCTTGAAACACAAGAAATCAAAGGTCCTGATGGCGGTACAATTCACTTCGATATCGATCCATTCCGCAAGCATTGTTTAATGAATGGTCTTGATGACATCGCGCTAACGCTCGAAAAAGCAACGTCTATTGACACATACGAAGGCAAACTTGGTGAAACTCGCCCTTGGGCATAA
- the pdxY gene encoding pyridoxal kinase PdxY encodes MGLVKRNDKLSDLKKAVIVISSHVVRGSVGNRAAVFALEALGHQVWALQTVTLPWHPGHGPSTRIVPDVKQFDAVIEDLCNSPWLSEVGGIISGYLGDKDQAKSVAKLVHAVKCASPEALYLCDPVIGDLGGLYVPEHIALSIKSDLLPLADIITPNRFELSWLTGMDIQTNSDILSCIKTTDIQCVLATSAFSDKVEQTANLYFDGKNCFVAEHRSFAVPINGPGDLTSAILMSRLMGENDARTTLGLVTSSVYEILERTIHAGGNELILEQNISSLKTPNIPIKITKLPIGRI; translated from the coding sequence ATGGGGTTAGTTAAGAGGAATGATAAACTGTCTGATTTAAAGAAAGCGGTCATTGTTATTTCAAGCCATGTTGTTCGTGGAAGTGTTGGTAATCGTGCTGCGGTTTTTGCGTTGGAAGCTTTGGGCCATCAGGTTTGGGCATTGCAGACGGTTACCTTGCCTTGGCATCCTGGTCATGGGCCTTCAACCCGAATTGTACCTGATGTGAAACAATTTGATGCTGTCATCGAAGATCTGTGTAATTCGCCCTGGTTATCTGAAGTTGGAGGAATTATTTCAGGTTATTTGGGCGATAAGGATCAAGCAAAAAGCGTTGCAAAGTTGGTCCATGCAGTTAAATGCGCGTCGCCAGAAGCTTTATATCTATGTGATCCTGTTATTGGTGATCTAGGCGGTTTGTATGTGCCGGAACATATTGCTCTTTCCATTAAAAGTGATCTGCTGCCTCTTGCTGATATTATCACTCCGAATCGATTTGAATTGTCGTGGCTGACAGGTATGGATATTCAAACAAACAGTGATATTTTATCTTGCATCAAAACAACTGATATTCAGTGTGTTTTGGCTACATCAGCATTTTCTGACAAGGTTGAGCAAACCGCGAATTTGTATTTTGATGGTAAGAATTGCTTTGTAGCCGAGCATCGCTCATTTGCTGTACCCATAAATGGTCCAGGTGATCTAACCTCAGCAATCTTGATGTCGCGTTTGATGGGTGAAAATGATGCGCGTACCACACTTGGTTTGGTGACATCCAGTGTTTATGAAATATTGGAGCGGACTATTCATGCGGGTGGTAACGAATTGATATTGGAACAAAATATCTCGAGTCTTAAAACACCAAATATACCCATCAAAATTACAAAATTGCCAATAGGCAGGATTTGA
- a CDS encoding aspartate-semialdehyde dehydrogenase, whose translation MSFKIAIAGATGNVGREMLNILEERNFPASEIIPLASSRSVGKEVSYGDKTLVVKNLENYDFSNTDICLMSAGGSVSKKMSPKIGAQGCIVIDNSSAWRYDSEVPLIVPEVNPDAIDGFRKKNIIANPNCSTAQLVVALKPLHDVAKIKRLVVSTYQSVSGAGKDGMDELFNQSRAVFVADPIENNVFTKRIAFNVIPHIDSFMEDGYTKEEWKVLAETKKMLDPKIKVTCTAVRVPVFIGHAESVNVEFESELLADDARNILREAPGCLVIDKHEDGGYITPVECAGDDATYISRIREDATVENGLNLWVVSDNLRKGAALNTIQIAELLINRGLLKAK comes from the coding sequence ATGAGTTTTAAAATTGCAATCGCTGGCGCTACCGGCAATGTGGGCAGAGAAATGCTCAATATTCTCGAAGAGCGTAATTTCCCAGCATCGGAAATCATCCCGCTAGCATCATCTCGATCAGTCGGTAAAGAAGTCTCTTACGGTGATAAAACGCTTGTCGTAAAAAATCTGGAGAACTACGATTTTTCAAACACGGATATCTGCCTTATGTCAGCTGGTGGTTCTGTCTCCAAGAAGATGTCTCCAAAAATTGGCGCACAAGGCTGCATTGTCATCGATAATTCATCGGCATGGCGTTACGATTCAGAAGTTCCATTGATCGTTCCGGAAGTGAATCCAGATGCAATTGATGGTTTTCGCAAGAAAAACATCATCGCCAACCCAAATTGCTCAACGGCACAATTGGTTGTCGCGCTAAAGCCTTTGCATGATGTTGCAAAAATCAAGCGTCTTGTTGTTTCAACTTACCAGTCTGTTTCTGGCGCCGGTAAAGACGGAATGGATGAGCTATTCAATCAAAGTCGCGCTGTTTTTGTCGCCGATCCGATTGAAAACAATGTGTTTACAAAACGCATTGCGTTTAACGTTATTCCTCATATCGATAGCTTCATGGAAGATGGCTACACAAAGGAAGAATGGAAAGTTCTGGCTGAAACTAAAAAGATGCTTGATCCTAAAATCAAGGTCACTTGTACAGCGGTTCGCGTGCCTGTGTTTATTGGTCATGCTGAATCTGTCAATGTCGAATTTGAAAGCGAACTTTTAGCGGATGACGCACGTAATATCTTGCGTGAAGCTCCGGGTTGTTTGGTCATCGACAAGCATGAAGATGGTGGATACATTACACCTGTAGAATGTGCAGGCGATGATGCGACTTACATCTCTCGAATTCGTGAAGATGCAACGGTTGAAAATGGCCTTAATCTTTGGGTGGTTTCAGATAACTTGCGCAAAGGTGCAGCACTCAACACAATTCAAATCGCTGAACTTCTGATTAATCGTGGATTACTAAAAGCAAAGTAG
- a CDS encoding CoA ester lyase: MSSNNFYVRPSRPRRSVLYVPADNTRALVKSLKLNCDAVIYDLEDAILPDHKDDAREQLHAFLTENFPNGTSNDSREIIIRINSLASEWGKRDLLAARSLMPSAILTPKVSEIDDVIEISDALLELDAPNTLRLWAMIETPKGVLNAPTIAQYARTPGTRLDCFVVGTNDLLKETGAKPIKGRPYISTWLMQIILAARAYELDVIDGVFNDFNDLVGYKDECDNARAMGFDGKSLIHPNQISLANDIFGISDEDFSKAETIIAAFREPENKELGVIQIAGEMVERLHLEMAEKIVLKANIIKQREG, from the coding sequence ATGAGTAGTAACAATTTTTATGTCAGGCCATCCCGGCCACGCCGTTCTGTTTTATATGTACCCGCCGACAATACACGCGCGTTGGTTAAATCACTTAAGCTAAATTGCGATGCTGTTATATATGATTTGGAAGATGCAATCTTACCGGACCATAAGGATGATGCAAGAGAACAGCTGCATGCATTTTTAACTGAGAATTTTCCAAATGGTACTTCAAATGATTCACGTGAAATCATAATTCGCATTAATAGTCTTGCTAGCGAATGGGGCAAAAGAGACTTACTTGCCGCTCGCTCATTGATGCCATCAGCGATTTTGACGCCAAAAGTATCTGAGATTGATGATGTCATTGAAATTAGTGATGCATTACTTGAGTTGGATGCGCCAAATACACTGCGCTTATGGGCGATGATAGAAACACCAAAGGGTGTGTTGAATGCGCCTACCATAGCGCAATATGCTAGAACACCGGGAACAAGATTAGATTGTTTCGTTGTCGGTACGAATGACCTTCTAAAAGAAACTGGTGCTAAGCCAATAAAAGGGCGACCTTATATTTCAACATGGTTGATGCAGATTATTCTGGCTGCCCGTGCCTATGAACTTGATGTCATTGATGGTGTTTTCAATGATTTCAATGATCTTGTTGGTTATAAAGACGAGTGTGATAATGCTCGCGCGATGGGTTTTGATGGTAAGAGTCTTATTCATCCAAATCAAATTTCGTTAGCAAATGATATATTCGGTATTAGTGATGAGGATTTTAGCAAGGCGGAAACGATAATTGCAGCGTTTCGGGAGCCGGAGAATAAAGAATTAGGCGTTATCCAGATCGCGGGAGAAATGGTAGAGAGGCTTCACTTGGAAATGGCCGAAAAGATTGTACTTAAAGCTAATATTATCAAGCAGAGAGAAGGATAG
- a CDS encoding DUF1737 domain-containing protein: MKLYRFLTGPDDSSFCHRVTDALNKGWVLHGSPSYVFNQETGKMQCGQAVVKDVNDKAYTLDMKLGEQ, encoded by the coding sequence TTGAAACTATACAGATTTTTAACAGGTCCAGATGATTCTTCCTTTTGTCATCGTGTAACTGATGCTTTGAATAAAGGGTGGGTTTTACACGGATCGCCAAGTTATGTGTTTAACCAGGAAACAGGGAAAATGCAGTGCGGACAAGCTGTTGTTAAAGATGTTAATGACAAGGCTTACACACTAGATATGAAGCTTGGCGAACAATAA
- a CDS encoding carbonic anhydrase: MNKFPKDLLTGYQNFMSGRYLTESSRYKELADRGQKPHTMVIACCDSRSGPETIFDSGPGELFVVRNVANLVPTYKPDGENHGTSAALEFAVQSLKVRQIVVMGHGRCGGISAALAQDSEPLSPGDFIGRWMEMLKPAAETIQDSPLMTQSERQTALERISVRNSIDNLRTFPCVKILEERGTLSIHGAWFDISTGELWIMDGDTGDFKRPEFD, from the coding sequence ATGAATAAATTTCCAAAAGATCTTCTTACTGGCTACCAGAATTTTATGAGTGGTCGTTATTTAACGGAAAGTTCTCGATATAAAGAACTCGCAGATCGTGGGCAAAAACCTCATACAATGGTTATTGCTTGTTGTGATTCCCGATCAGGGCCTGAGACAATATTTGATAGCGGTCCGGGTGAACTGTTTGTTGTTCGTAATGTTGCCAACCTTGTTCCAACTTATAAGCCCGATGGTGAAAATCATGGGACATCTGCGGCTCTTGAGTTTGCAGTTCAATCACTCAAAGTTCGGCAAATTGTTGTCATGGGTCATGGGCGTTGCGGTGGTATTTCTGCGGCTCTTGCTCAAGATTCTGAACCGTTATCTCCCGGTGATTTTATTGGCCGATGGATGGAGATGTTAAAGCCTGCGGCTGAAACTATTCAAGATAGCCCATTAATGACACAGTCTGAACGTCAGACCGCTTTAGAACGAATCTCGGTTAGAAACTCTATCGATAATCTGCGGACTTTCCCTTGCGTTAAAATTTTAGAGGAACGCGGAACACTGTCTATTCATGGTGCCTGGTTTGATATATCGACAGGCGAACTGTGGATCATGGATGGAGATACGGGAGATTTCAAGCGACCGGAGTTTGACTAG
- a CDS encoding RidA family protein produces MSRKLISTGSTTEVTAGYSRAVVQGDWCFIAGTTGYDYSTMKIPTNIEDQCANCFNTIDKTLQEAGFERADIVRANYIVTDQKFVDIVFPLLGQYFDGIRPAATMIIADLIKPEIKFEIEVTALKRS; encoded by the coding sequence ATGTCACGTAAACTAATCTCAACAGGATCAACAACCGAAGTAACGGCCGGTTATTCACGGGCCGTTGTTCAAGGAGATTGGTGCTTTATCGCAGGTACCACTGGCTACGATTATAGCACAATGAAAATACCAACTAACATCGAAGACCAGTGCGCAAATTGCTTTAATACAATTGACAAAACGCTGCAAGAAGCAGGGTTTGAACGGGCAGATATTGTTCGGGCCAATTATATCGTAACAGATCAAAAATTTGTCGATATAGTGTTTCCGCTTTTGGGGCAATATTTTGACGGGATACGTCCAGCAGCGACGATGATTATTGCCGATCTCATCAAACCAGAAATAAAATTTGAAATTGAAGTAACCGCTCTTAAACGGAGCTAA
- the leuB gene encoding 3-isopropylmalate dehydrogenase: MTNKLFLLPGDGIGPEAMNEVRKFITLMNEKQGSNFETDEGLVGGSAYDAHGQSISDADMEKAMAADAVLFGAVGGPKWDDVPYDVRPEAGLLRLRKDMELFANLRPAICYPALAASSSLKADVVEGLDILIVRELTGGVYFGEPKEIHDLGDGQKRAIDTQVYDTYEIDRIAGVAFELARTRQNKVCSMEKRNVMKSGVLWNEVVTATHKAKYSDVELSHMLADAGGMQLVRWPKQFDVIVTDNLFGDMLSDIAAMLTGSLGMLPSASLGAPDAQTGSRKALYEPVHGSAPDIAGQGIANPIAMISSFAMCLRYSFNMIEDADRVEKAIANVLETGKRTGDIMTDGMTKITTSEMGDAILAEYTSLLG; encoded by the coding sequence ATGACAAATAAACTCTTCCTTCTTCCTGGCGATGGTATTGGCCCAGAAGCCATGAACGAAGTTCGTAAATTCATTACCCTTATGAACGAAAAGCAAGGTTCAAATTTTGAAACCGACGAGGGTCTTGTTGGCGGCTCAGCCTATGATGCGCACGGCCAGTCTATTTCTGATGCCGACATGGAAAAGGCCATGGCAGCCGATGCTGTGCTCTTTGGCGCTGTTGGTGGGCCAAAATGGGATGATGTGCCTTACGATGTTCGCCCAGAAGCAGGATTGTTACGCTTACGTAAAGACATGGAACTTTTTGCGAACCTACGCCCCGCGATTTGTTATCCCGCGCTAGCGGCTTCCTCATCATTGAAAGCTGATGTTGTGGAAGGCCTCGATATTTTAATCGTTCGTGAGCTTACAGGCGGCGTTTACTTTGGTGAACCAAAGGAAATTCATGATCTTGGTGATGGACAGAAACGTGCAATTGATACGCAAGTTTATGACACATATGAAATCGACCGGATTGCAGGCGTTGCATTTGAACTTGCACGTACACGTCAAAATAAAGTCTGCTCTATGGAAAAGCGTAATGTGATGAAATCTGGTGTTCTTTGGAACGAGGTTGTCACAGCTACTCACAAAGCTAAATATTCTGATGTTGAGCTAAGTCATATGCTTGCAGATGCAGGTGGAATGCAACTCGTTCGCTGGCCGAAACAATTTGATGTGATCGTTACAGATAACCTGTTTGGTGATATGCTGTCTGATATTGCAGCAATGCTAACAGGTTCACTCGGCATGTTACCATCTGCTTCATTGGGTGCACCAGATGCTCAAACAGGTAGTCGCAAAGCACTTTACGAACCCGTTCATGGCTCAGCGCCTGATATTGCTGGTCAAGGCATTGCAAACCCGATTGCTATGATCTCATCATTTGCGATGTGCCTAAGATATTCATTTAACATGATCGAAGATGCTGATCGCGTCGAAAAAGCTATTGCCAATGTTTTAGAGACTGGCAAACGCACAGGCGATATCATGACGGACGGCATGACAAAAATCACAACATCTGAAATGGGTGATGCGATTTTGGCTGAATACACGTCTCTACTTGGCTAA
- a CDS encoding lytic murein transglycosylase has translation MIRAYTIAAVLAIGLSSANPAFAAKCSNTSANFSNWVTQFKKEAVRNGISKKTLDRAFAKASYAKKTISLDRNQRSFKLTFNQFMKKRGAASIISKGKRLKKQNASFFGKLERKYGVPSGVLIAIWGMESGFGSFTGNQHTVSAVATLSYDCRRSAFFTKELYALLTLIQKGWISPNFRGAAHGEIGQTQFLPSNVLKFGANGDANRRVDLSNKFDALASTANFLRGKGWRKGGGYQPGQTNYRAIQAWNAAGVYQKAIAAIAAKIDG, from the coding sequence ATGATCCGCGCTTATACAATTGCCGCTGTTTTAGCGATTGGCCTGAGTTCAGCAAATCCAGCATTCGCAGCTAAATGCTCTAATACATCAGCAAATTTCTCGAATTGGGTTACACAATTTAAAAAAGAAGCCGTGCGCAACGGAATCTCCAAGAAAACACTCGATAGAGCTTTCGCGAAAGCCAGCTACGCTAAAAAGACGATCAGCCTTGATCGAAACCAACGCAGCTTTAAACTTACGTTTAATCAGTTCATGAAAAAGCGCGGGGCCGCTTCCATCATCTCCAAAGGCAAACGACTTAAGAAGCAAAATGCGAGTTTCTTTGGTAAACTAGAACGGAAATACGGCGTACCGTCAGGTGTACTTATTGCAATTTGGGGTATGGAAAGTGGCTTCGGCTCATTTACAGGAAACCAACACACCGTGTCAGCGGTTGCTACACTCTCCTATGATTGCCGAAGATCAGCATTCTTCACAAAGGAACTTTATGCGCTTTTAACACTCATCCAAAAAGGTTGGATTAGCCCGAATTTTAGGGGTGCTGCTCATGGTGAAATCGGACAGACCCAATTTCTGCCAAGCAATGTTTTAAAATTCGGCGCAAATGGCGACGCAAACCGCCGCGTTGATCTATCCAATAAATTTGATGCTCTTGCCTCAACCGCTAATTTTCTGCGTGGTAAAGGGTGGAGAAAAGGTGGGGGGTATCAGCCCGGTCAAACTAACTACCGTGCGATACAAGCTTGGAATGCAGCAGGCGTATACCAAAAAGCAATTGCGGCAATTGCTGCAAAAATCGATGGTTAG